Proteins encoded within one genomic window of Eleutherodactylus coqui strain aEleCoq1 chromosome 1, aEleCoq1.hap1, whole genome shotgun sequence:
- the ATP5F1B gene encoding ATP synthase subunit beta, mitochondrial, with protein MLGAVGRCCAGALRAFKPAPSSLQLGQTLLRSAPAALHSRRDYAAPAAAAAKPGIANGRIVAVIGAVVDVQFDEGLPPILNALEVQGRDTRLVLEVAQHLGENTVRTIAMDGTEGLVRGQKVLDAGTPIRIPVGPETLGRIMNVIGEPIDERGPITTKQFAAIHAEAPEFVEMSVEQEILVTGIKVVDLLAPYAKGGKIGLFGGAGVGKTVLIMELINNVAKAHGGYSVFAGVGERTREGNDLYHEMIESGVINLKDTTSKVALVYGQMNEPPGARARVALTGLTVAEYFRDQEGQDVLLFIDNIFRFTQAGSEVSALLGRIPSAVGYQPTLATDMGTMQERITTTKKGSITSVQAIYVPADDLTDPAPATTFAHLDATTVLSRAIAELGIYPAVDPLDSTSRIMDPNIVGQEHYDVARGVQKILQDYKSLQDIIAILGMDELSEEDKLTVARARKIQRFLSQPFQVAEVFTGHMGKLVPLKETIKGFQQILHGEYDHLPEQAFYMVGPIEEAVTKAEKLAEEHS; from the exons ATGTTAGGAGCCGTCGGACGCTGCTGCGCCGGGGCGCTTAGGGCCTTCAAGCCGGCCCCCAGCTCCCTGCAGCTGGGACAGACCCTGCTGAGGAGCGCTCCTGCAGCGCTGCACTCCC GGAGAGACTATGCCGCTCCGGCTGCTGCAGCTGCCAAGCCGGGCATAGCAAACGGCCGCATTGTCGCTGTCATCGGAGCTGTGGTCGACGTCCAGTTTGATGAAGGCCTGCCACCCATCCTGAATGCTCTTGAGGTCCAGGGAAGGGACACCAGGCTGGTTCTGGAAGTTGCTCAGCACTTGG GTGAGAACACTGTCCGTACCATCGCTATGGATGGTACCGAAGGTTTGGTTAGAGGGCAAAAGGTTCTTGATGCTGGCACCCCCATCAGAATTCCTGTCGGTCCTGAGACCCTTGGAAGGATCATGAATGTCATCGGTGAACCCATTGATGAGAGAGGCCCGATTACAACTAAACA GTTTGCTGCCATCCATGCTGAAGCACCAGAGTTCGTTGAAATGAGTGTTGAGCAGGAAATTCTGGTTACTGGAATCAAAGTGGTAGATCTGCTTGCCCCCTATGCTAAAGGAGGAAAAATCG GTTTATTCGGTGGTGCCGGTGTGGGTAAAACTGTGCTTATTATGGAGCTGATCAACAATGTGGCCAAAGCCCATGGTGGTTACTCAGTGTTTGCAGGAGTGGGAGAACGTACCCGTGAAGGAAATGACTTGTACCATGAAATGATTGAGTCTGGTGTCATTAACCTGAAGGACACAACATCAAAG GTAGCCCTGGTCTATGGACAGATGAATGAACCACCAGGTGCCAGAGCTCGAGTTGCTCTGACTGGACTGACTGTTGCTGAATACTTCAGAGATCAGGAAGGACAAGATGTGCTGCTTTTCATTGATAACATCTTCAGGTTTACTCAGGCTGGTTCAGAG GTGTCTGCCTTGCTGGGTCGTATTCCCTCTGCTGTCGGCTACCAACCTACCCTGGCCACTGACATGGGTACTATGCAGGAGAGAATTACTACCACAAAGAAGGGATCCATCACATCTGTGCAG GCTATCTATGTGCCTGCTGATGACTTGACAGATCCTGCCCCTGCTACCACATTTGCTCACTTGGATGCCACAACTGTGTTGTCTCGTGCTATTGCTGAGCTTGGTATCTACCCTGCTGTGGATCCCTTGGATTCAACTTCCCGTATCATGGATCCCAATATCGTGGGTCAGGAGCACTATGATGTTGCTCGTGGTGTGCAGAAGATCTTGCAG GATTACAAATCACTGCAGGATATCATTGCCATCTTGGGTATGGATGAATTGTCAGAGGAAGATAAACTTACTGTAGCCAGAGCTCGCAAGATCCAACGTTTCCTGTCTCAGCCTTTCCAAGTTGCTGAAGTCTTCACAGGACACATGGGCAAACTGGTTCCACTTAAAGAAACTATTAAGGGATTTCAGCAGATCCTTCATG GAGAATATGATCATTTGCCTGAACAGGCTTTCTACATGGTAGGACCTATTGAAGAAGCAGTAACAAAGGCTGAGAAACTTGCAGAAGAGCACTCTTAA